A stretch of Clostridium sp. BJN0001 DNA encodes these proteins:
- a CDS encoding DDE-type integrase/transposase/recombinase, whose amino-acid sequence MDEKTRKEIALFRYGILAPLISGTYDENKSVKQFFRDAAGKVYQTPDGEDTKVAAATLERWYYNYKNKGFEALIPVKRCDTGRTRKLDSDITEQIKYLKQEYPRIPATLIYQKLINNGTIVKGDISLSTINRYVNVLKLENKYSKNKDMKRYERAHINEVWCGDSSVGPYLKVDGKKKRVYIIALIDDASRYITGIDVFFNDNFVNLMSVLKSAVTRFGKPKILNFDNGASYKNKQMELLAARIGTTISYCAPYTPQSKAKIERWFRTLKDQWMSQLNMNDFNNLDELRISLISYVNSYNQHIHSSLDGLSPQDRFFKESHMIKRLTDEQIETSFLLEYERRVSADNVVMIDETEYEVDYRYSKQRITLRYSPDLSKIYVVDKNTSELTEIKLLNKHDNSVIKREKIKLTGGQE is encoded by the coding sequence ATGGACGAAAAAACTAGAAAAGAAATAGCACTTTTCAGGTACGGAATCTTGGCTCCTCTGATAAGTGGTACTTATGATGAAAATAAAAGTGTTAAACAATTTTTCCGAGATGCCGCAGGCAAAGTATATCAGACTCCAGATGGTGAAGATACTAAGGTAGCTGCTGCTACTCTTGAACGTTGGTATTACAATTACAAGAATAAGGGCTTTGAGGCACTCATACCTGTAAAACGATGCGACACTGGAAGAACACGTAAATTAGATTCTGATATTACAGAACAGATTAAATATTTAAAACAAGAATATCCAAGAATCCCAGCAACACTTATCTATCAAAAGCTTATTAACAATGGAACTATTGTTAAAGGAGATATTTCACTTTCAACAATTAATAGGTATGTTAATGTTCTTAAGCTTGAGAATAAATATTCTAAAAATAAAGATATGAAAAGATATGAGCGTGCTCATATAAATGAAGTATGGTGTGGTGACAGCAGCGTTGGACCTTATTTGAAGGTAGATGGTAAAAAGAAACGCGTTTACATAATAGCACTTATTGATGATGCTTCAAGATACATAACAGGAATAGATGTATTTTTTAATGATAATTTTGTAAATCTTATGTCTGTTTTAAAATCTGCTGTTACACGATTCGGGAAACCTAAAATCTTAAACTTTGATAATGGTGCTTCATATAAGAACAAGCAAATGGAACTTTTAGCAGCTAGAATAGGTACAACTATTAGTTATTGTGCACCCTATACCCCACAATCAAAAGCTAAAATTGAAAGGTGGTTTCGTACATTAAAAGATCAATGGATGTCCCAGCTTAATATGAATGATTTTAATAATTTAGATGAACTTAGGATAAGCCTTATTTCATATGTTAATAGCTATAATCAGCATATACATTCTTCTCTAGATGGACTATCTCCACAGGACAGGTTTTTCAAGGAATCTCACATGATTAAAAGGCTTACAGATGAACAAATTGAAACTTCCTTTTTACTTGAATATGAAAGAAGAGTATCAGCCGATAACGTAGTTATGATAGATGAAACAGAATATGAAGTTGATTATAGATACTCAAAACAAAGAATAACCCTAAGATATTCACCTGATTTAAGCAAAATTTATGTAGTTGATAAAAACACTTCTGAACTTACAGAAATAAAGCTTTTAAATAAGCATGATAATTCTGTTATAAAAAGGGAAAAAATAAAACTTACTGGAGGTCAAGAATAA
- a CDS encoding AAA family ATPase, protein MDYISRYGMDFNPFIKNSKEIVVETSDYKEVICRLNYLLNNKGFGILTGGPGRGKTTIIRNWSNSLNSSLYKVIYSSLSTLTVAEFYKNMAAQLGLEPMCRKIDNFKIIQNEITRYSVEKRITPVIIIDEANYVSNGILNDLKMLFNFDMDSRDRAIVLLVGLPQLNNTMRLVANEPLRQRITMNYNLDNLTKSETKDYILAKLTGAKCNTDIFDDTALEAIANASNGQCRQLSRLSYAKIN, encoded by the coding sequence ATGGATTATATAAGTAGATATGGAATGGATTTTAATCCGTTTATAAAAAATTCTAAGGAAATAGTAGTAGAAACTTCTGACTATAAAGAAGTTATTTGTAGACTTAATTATTTACTTAATAATAAAGGTTTCGGAATCCTGACCGGAGGTCCAGGGCGAGGTAAAACTACAATAATAAGAAACTGGTCTAATAGCCTTAATTCATCACTTTATAAAGTTATTTATAGTTCCCTTTCTACACTTACTGTTGCAGAATTTTATAAAAATATGGCTGCCCAGCTTGGACTAGAGCCAATGTGCAGAAAAATTGATAATTTCAAAATTATCCAAAATGAAATAACTAGATATTCAGTTGAAAAACGTATAACTCCTGTAATAATTATTGATGAAGCTAATTATGTAAGTAATGGAATACTTAATGATTTAAAAATGCTTTTTAATTTTGACATGGATTCAAGAGATCGTGCAATAGTACTTCTTGTGGGGCTTCCTCAGTTAAATAATACCATGAGGCTAGTTGCTAATGAGCCTTTAAGACAACGTATAACAATGAATTATAATTTAGATAATCTCACAAAATCAGAAACTAAAGACTATATATTAGCAAAGCTTACTGGTGCTAAATGTAATACTGATATTTTTGATGATACCGCTCTTGAAGCAATTGCTAACGCTTCGAACGGACAATGTCGTCAACTTAGTAGATTAAGCTATGCAAAAATAAATTGA
- a CDS encoding IS4 family transposase, with translation MKNTRLLSLILKETNDLITSSEYKEAYSLGNSFSRNRKLSFSNTVHFICSALRKSISSEIDNFIEDHKCLKFPSITKQAFSKARQNISPEAFNELCRLFVDKFYSINKNLNTWNGFNILAVDGTSLQVPDTKECGEYFGLSSNQNKTRTAIATASALYDVLNDIIVDARITKYKTSERHIAKQHIESIGDKFCPRKSIVIFDRGYPSYDMFDYLNSKELLFLMRVSTSFKLAQSIDSPDFILKYKVKGEIKKIRVVKVKLSDEVTETLVTNIYDDTITPLKFKELYFLRWGVESKYKELKCSLKIEEFSGTKPIAIKQDFYVSIYLSMIAALIKKDADAAISNDNKDKDLNSIYQSNRNFILGQVFKRIIALLVKSRLRNKLLELILEKAIKIRSQIRCNRSCERKNKHPRKKHHHNIKSCF, from the coding sequence ATGAAAAATACTAGATTATTATCTTTAATTTTAAAAGAAACAAACGATTTAATTACTTCAAGTGAGTACAAAGAAGCATACAGCTTAGGTAACTCATTCTCAAGGAATAGAAAACTATCCTTTTCAAATACGGTTCATTTTATTTGCTCCGCATTGCGAAAATCCATCTCTTCTGAAATTGATAATTTTATTGAAGATCATAAATGTTTAAAATTTCCGTCAATAACAAAACAAGCATTTTCTAAGGCAAGACAAAATATATCACCAGAAGCCTTTAATGAATTATGCAGACTTTTTGTTGATAAATTTTATAGTATAAATAAAAATTTAAACACTTGGAATGGTTTTAATATTCTAGCTGTAGATGGAACTAGTCTACAAGTGCCAGATACAAAAGAATGTGGTGAATATTTTGGATTAAGCAGTAATCAAAATAAGACAAGAACTGCTATTGCGACGGCGTCAGCCTTATATGATGTATTAAATGACATTATTGTAGATGCTAGAATTACTAAATATAAGACAAGTGAAAGACATATTGCAAAACAACATATAGAGTCAATAGGAGATAAATTCTGTCCTCGAAAAAGCATTGTTATTTTTGATAGAGGCTATCCTTCATATGATATGTTTGATTATTTAAATTCCAAGGAATTACTATTTTTAATGCGAGTATCAACATCTTTTAAACTTGCACAATCAATAGATTCCCCTGACTTTATTTTAAAATATAAAGTTAAAGGTGAAATAAAAAAAATAAGAGTAGTAAAAGTTAAGCTGTCAGATGAGGTGACAGAAACTTTAGTGACTAACATCTATGATGATACTATTACGCCTTTAAAATTCAAAGAACTCTATTTCTTAAGATGGGGCGTTGAATCTAAATATAAAGAATTAAAATGCAGTCTTAAAATCGAAGAATTTTCAGGTACTAAGCCAATTGCCATAAAGCAAGATTTTTACGTTTCTATTTATTTATCGATGATTGCAGCTCTTATAAAAAAAGATGCCGATGCTGCGATATCAAATGATAATAAGGATAAAGATTTAAATTCAATATATCAATCAAATAGGAATTTTATTTTGGGACAGGTATTCAAACGAATTATAGCTTTATTAGTTAAATCTAGATTAAGAAATAAGCTGTTAGAATTAATACTTGAAAAAGCTATAAAAATACGCTCACAAATACGTTGCAACCGATCTTGTGAGCGCAAAAACAAACATCCAAGAAAAAAGCACCATCATAATATTAAATCCTGTTTTTAA
- a CDS encoding DUF6431 domain-containing protein: MITNIYDTKIISNLDSKIKSLTQKSYDKFIKDIDFHKLTCSCGRSGQLVKHGYYKRTVKNSDGKISITILRAKCTCCNKTHAIFPECIVPYSQILLCDHISIINAYNSKASFEPIMIANEFIDESNIFYIIKQYLEHWKERITSFKISLDLSISKQCLKNFKRQFMQIKCINNILFS; the protein is encoded by the coding sequence ATGATAACTAATATTTATGATACAAAAATCATATCTAATTTAGATTCAAAAATCAAGTCATTAACGCAAAAATCCTATGATAAATTTATTAAAGACATAGATTTTCACAAACTTACTTGTTCCTGCGGAAGGTCCGGGCAGCTTGTAAAGCATGGTTATTACAAGAGAACTGTTAAAAACAGTGATGGCAAGATATCTATAACAATTCTTAGAGCAAAGTGTACATGTTGCAATAAAACTCATGCTATATTTCCAGAGTGTATTGTACCTTATTCTCAAATTCTTTTATGTGATCATATTTCAATTATTAATGCTTATAATTCCAAAGCTTCTTTTGAACCCATTATGATAGCTAATGAATTTATCGATGAAAGCAATATTTTTTATATAATAAAACAATATCTAGAGCATTGGAAGGAACGTATTACTTCATTTAAAATTTCATTAGATTTAAGTATTTCAAAGCAATGTTTAAAAAACTTTAAAAGACAATTTATGCAAATTAAATGCATCAATAATATTTTATTTTCGTAA